The window GAGCAGTGGCTCGCCCTGCTCCTCGAAGCCCCAGTTGGTGGTGGCGACACCGGCGACCAGTGGCAGCTCCAGCGTCTGGTCCTCACCGGGCGGCCCGGTCGGTGGTGGTGTCGGTTCGGAAGGTGTCGGGGTGGGGGTGGTCGGGGTGGGATTCGGCCCGGTCGGGGTGGGGTCCGGGGGCACCGGATCCTCACCGGGCGGCGCGTTCGGGTTGCTCGCCGCGTCCCGATCCTCCTGGGTCAGTCCCTCCGGTGCCGAGTAGTCGTCCATCTCCAGGTCGTCGAAGGTGACGCCCTCGGTCTCCGCGAACCGGATCGCATCCTCGTCGCTGCGCCTCGGCATCTGCGGCGGTACGTCGGTCATCCTGGCCTGCGCCGCCTCCGCGTCGGCCCAGGTCCGGTTGACCACGTCGGGACCGTGCTCGTCCGCGTAGGTGGACAGGATGGTCACCTGCTCGGCGGGTTCGTAGTCGACGAAGAGCACCGGCCCGGTCTCGCTGCTCTCCGAGGAGCGGTACTGCCGCCAGTTGGTGGCCTCCGACTCGTTCACCGCGCGCAGTTGGAAGCCGAGGTCCGGCGCACCGTCCGCCCATGCCTGGGTGATCGCCTCGACCGAGTGGTACAGCTCGCCCTCACCCCAGGAACAGGTGTCGCTGTAGGCGGCCTGGTTGCTGCTCTGCCCGGTGGTGGTGGCCGAGGGCTGCACGCTCCAGCGCAGTGTCGCCGGACTCCAGTCGCTGGTGATCCGGCGGGCGACGATGCCCGAGCCCACCTGGGACCCGCAGGCGTTCGAGCGGTAGTTCCAGATCCGCAGGTCGGCGTTGAGGATGGTGGATCCGACGAGGTTCGTGCCGGCGATGTGGTAGCGGATGTAGGTGCGCCAGGTTTCCGCGGCGCTGCTGGACGACCGGCCGGCCCGCAACCAGGTCGCCGAGGCCTGCGAGTTCGGGTACTGGACGCTGGAGACGAAGGTGTCCTCGTCCAGTCCCGCGCCGACCCATTCGGAAGCCAGTCCGATCGTCACGGGGTAGGCCACGTCGCGGTCGGCAAGGAAGACCGGGTCGGGCGTGAGCGTGAGTACCGGTCCCACCGAGTCGTGGGTCACCGACGCCGACGCGATCCCCCGAACACCCGAGTCCGGGGTGTCGACCGCCTTGGCGTCGAGCATCGTCGCCGCCGAGACGTCGGCAAAGGTGCTGGTCCTGCCCGTGTCGGTGGCGAGCAGACGAGGGCCGCCGGACTTGTCCTTCCCGTACGTCATCCGTTCCGGAAGGGTGACCGGTACGCGGAACGTCGGCTTCCCCTCCGGCCGCTGCCGGATGACGATCGACTGGTCGAACCCGGTGGAGGTGGCCGTGACCACCAGGTCGATGCCCGGGGACACCGCGTCGGGGTAGGTGGCCGCACTGCCCGACAGCACCGGCCGGGGCAGCGGGCGCGGCCAGCGTACGGCGGACCGGTCCCGGCCGTTGCGGCTGCGGAGAACGGTCGTGTCGCCACCCGAGGACAGGTCGAGCCCCACCGGGGTCGCCTTGGGCCGGATGACCCCGTTGCGCTCCACCAGGGTGGTGTCGACCGGCACCCACCGGTCCCGCTGCTTGACCCGGACCGGCTCGCTGTGCAGTTCGGCGTGGAGCGTACGGCCGTCGCTGTTGGCCCACGTGCTGGACCGTTCCGTCCGCATCGACTCGATCTCGACGCGTCGGTTCTGTTTCCTGGCCGCCTGTTGTGCGGCCTTGACCGGGTCGAGCCGGCTGGCCGTCGACTCGGGTTCGGGCTGGTTGGCGCTGGCCCGGAACGGACCGCCGATCAGCAGCGACGCGGTCAGTACGGCGACGGCCGCGACGGCCACCGCCCGCCACTGCCCGGGTCCGCGCGCGGACGGGCTCATGGATCCTGTCATCTCGCTCCCCTCGGAGCACAAGGAATAGATAGGCAACCATCTCCCGGTGGCCTGGAACGGAACCTTGGGTAATCCTTGAATCGTCCGTTCGGGAACCCTGCCGCAGGTCGGGCGCGGCGGGGTTGACGGAGGGACCGGGGCCGCCCATGCATCGGGCGGCCGCACGCCGGTTGGACGAGGCATTGCGGGGCTGCTCGGTACGTCGACGGCGACCGGGCGCGGGTGACGCCGTACGTGGCGGATAGGGCCGCCCGGCCCGTGCCGCTGTCCGCGTCCGCGGGACGCGGGCAAGCCCCGTGCAGGGGTCAACGACGCAGCCGGTTGCGAAACTGCTTCAATACTGCGTTAGCGGGGGCGATCGAGGCTCCTGACGCATTACGCGACCCTCCGTGCCGGACAGGTGACACCGGGTGTCCGTTCGGTGTACTCGATCGCTGCACGACGCTGGCCCGATGTCGGCACGACCCGGACGGAGGAGGAAATGTCCAGCACGCCGCTGTCCCTGCCGCAACCGTCCGCGCGGGCGCCCGAGTTCGGCCGGGACGCGCTCATCGTCTGCGAGAACCTGGTGCGGATCTACCAGACCGGTTCGATCGAGGTGCAGGCGCTGCAGGGACTGGACCTGGCCGTGGACAGCGGTGAGATGGTCGCCGTCGTCGGCGCCTCCGGCTCGGGTAAGTCGACGCTGCTGTCCATTCTGGCCGGCATCGACGCCCCCACCGCCGGACGAGCGCGGGTCGACCGGTGGAACCTGCTGGCGATGTCCCGCGCGGACCGCGTGGACTACCGGCGGCACACCGTCGGCTTCGTACGGCAGCAGACGGCGAGCAACCTGGTCCCCTACCTGACCGCACGGGAGATGGTGGACCTGCCGATGACGGCGGCCCGTACCGGGAAGAAGCAACGCCGGGAGCGCGCGGCCGAGCTGCTGGGCAGCCTCGGCGTCGCCGACTGTGCCGATCGGCGCCCCGCCCAGCTCTCCGGCGGACAGCAGATGCGGGTCGCGATCGCGGTGGCGCTGGCCAACAGGCCGCGGGTCCTGCTCGCCGACGAGCCGACCGGCGAACTGGATGCCGCCACGTCCGCGGAAGTCTTCGGCGTACTGCGGGACGTCAACCGACGGTACGGCGTCACCGTTGTCGTGGTGACCCACGACCCGGAGGTCAGCGGCCAGGTCGAACGGACCGTCGCGATCCGGGACGGGCGCACCAGCAGCGAGGTGCTGCGCCGTACCACCACCAACGCGGAGGGCGACACGCACATGATCGCCGAGGAGTACGCCGTGATGGACCGGGCCGGGCGGGTTCAGGTGCCGCGCGACTTCCGTCAGGCGCTGGCGCTGACCCGGCGGGTCCGGCTGGCCCTGGAGCCCGACCACATCACGATCCGCCCCGACGCGGGAAGCGACGAATGAGCACCGAGCCGCTGCTCAGCGTGCGTGGTGTGCACCGTCGTTTCAGCACCGGGCCGACCGCCGTGCACGCCCTGCGCGGCGTCTCGTTCGACGTGGCCGCCGGTTCCATGGTGGCGCTCGTCGGCCGGTCCGGCTCGGGCAAGACCACCCTGCTCAACGTCATCGGCGGCCTGGATCGCCCGGACACCGGCACCGTGCACGTCGACGGCACCGACGTCACCGCGCTCGATGAGGACGGACTGTCCCGGTTGCGGCGCGAGAAGGTGTCGTACGTCTTCCAGAGCTTCGGGCTGATCCCGGTGCTGTCGGCGGCGGAGAACGTCGGCGCCCCGCTGCGGCTGGCCCGCGTCGCCCCGGCCGAGCGCGAGCGGCGAGTCGAACTGCTGCTGGACCTGGTGGGCCTGGCCGACCATGCCCGGCAGCGGCCGGCCGAGCTGTCCGGCGGCCAGCAGCAGCGGGTGGCGATCGCGCGTGCGCTGGCCGCCTCACCCCGGCTGCTGATCGCCGACGAGCCGACGGGGCAACTTGACGCCGAGACGGGTCTGTCGGTGATGGCCCTGCTGCGCGGGGTGGTGGAGTCCGAAGGCGTCACCGCACTGGTGTCGACGCACGACGCGGTGATGATGGCGTTGGCCGACCGGGTGATCCGCATCCACGACGGGCAACTCGACGAGCAGGCGGCCGAGCAGCCGTACGGGCACGTCCCGGGCGCCACGTGACGCGACGATGCTGAGGCTGGTCAGCCGCCGCGCCCGCGCGCAGTGGCAGTTGCTGGCAGCCCTCCTCGGGGTCGTCACGGTCGGCGCGACCCTGCTCGGCACCTGCACCCTGCTGAGCACCCGCACCGCCGAGCGGGCGCTGGAGGTGGCCATGGCCCGCGCCGCCCCCGCTGCCGTCGACGTGACCGCCTACACCGGCACCATCGAGGGCAGGGACGCGCCATCCGTCACCGCCGACACCCGTACCGTGGTGACCTCCGCGCTCGTACCGTTCTCGGCGACGACGACCGCGCGGGCGTCGACCGTGCTGCGGGCGCTGCCGCCGGGGCTCGCCCCGGGCACCACCGTACCGGCCCAGGCGTACCTGTCGGGGCTGGACGACCTGCCGACCCGAGCCCAACTGATGACGGGGCGCTGGCCACGCGACGCCGGCGACACGGTGGTGTTGGAGTCCACCGCCCAGCTGCTCGGCCTCAGCCCCGGCAGCCGGGTCCACCTCGGCGCGGAGCTGGCCCACGCGCCCGTCCCGGCCCTCGACGTGACCGTCGTCGGTGTCGTACGCCCGCTGCCGGGGCGCGGCTGGGACCGCGACCCGCTGGCCGCCGCCGGCTCTGCCACCGGATACCGCGACGGCCGCTTCGGGCAGCCCGTCAACGCCTACGGCCCCTTCATCGTCGACCTCGCCGACCTGGTCACCACCGGTGCGACCCTCGACCGGCTCGAGATCACCGCCCATCCGGACCTGTCCCACTCCAACCGCCGCGACCTTGAGACCGTGGCCGGGGCCGTCCGCGCCGCCGACCGCCGGCTGGCGGGCACTCTCGGCGACCGCGTGCAGCTCGAACGTGTCTCCTCCGCCCTGCCACTGACCCTGCGCGCCGCCGACAACCAGCGACACGTCACCGGCGCCGTCGTGCTCGCCGTCGCGGTTCTCGGCGGCGTCCTGGCCGCGACCGCACTCGCCCTCGCCGGCCGGCTGACCGCGGGCATTCGCGCCGACGAGACCGCCCTGCTGTCCGCCCTGGGCACCAGCCGCGGCCAGCTCGCCGCCACCGCGACACTCGAGGCCGTGGTCGTCGCCGCCCTCGCCACCGCGCTCTCGATACCGGCCTCGTCGGCCGTGCACGCCGGCCTGACTCACCTGTCGCCGCTGGACGGCGCCGGTCTGACCGTCCGGCCGGCCGTCACCGGCGCCCAGGTGCTGGCGGTCGCCGGCGGCGCGTTGGTGCTCGCCGTCGTGCTCATAGTCCTGGCGATCCGGCCCGTCCCGGCAGCCGGCGACCGACGCAACCGGCGCGAACTGCTGGCCCGATCGGGCGCCGACCTGCTGCTCGCGGCATTCGCCGCCGTCGGGTGGTGGCAGCTGTATGCGCAGCCCACCACCGCCAGCCCGCGCGCCGACGCGGTCCGGGTGCTCGCGCCGGCGCTGCTGCTCACCGCAGGCGCCGCCCTGGTGCTCCGCGTGGTGCTGCCCGCCCTGCGCGGCGCCGACCGGCTGGCGCGCCGCGCCCGGGGGCTGGTGCTGCCGTTGGCAGCCTCCGAGGCCGCCCGCCGGCCCCAGGCGGTCGCCGCCGGGCTGCTCGTCGGGCTGGCCTGCGCGGTCGGGACCTTCGGCATCGCCTTCGACGCCACCTGGGAACGGTCGCAGTACGACCAGGCCGAGCTTTCCGTTGGCACCGACCTGGCGCTCGCCCTCACCACGCCGCCGGTCGCCGGGCAGGGCGCGGCCGTCAGCGCGGCCACTTCGGGGCAGGTGAGCCCGGCGGTCGACCGAGGCACCGCCGTCGGGCAGTGGCTCGGCACCGCCGGTGAGGCGCCCCGCCTGGTCGCCGTCGACCTCACCCGCGCCGACGCACTGCTGCGCGGGCGGCTGGACGGCGACCGCAGCTGGACGGAGGTGGGGGCGGCTCTCGCACCACTTGCCCGCGTCAACGGCCTCGCCATTCCGGCTGGGGCCCCGCTCGTCCTGAGCGGGACCGCGGCCGGCGGCACCTCGCTCGCCGTAACGCCCCGGCTGCTGCTACAGGACGCCACCGGCCTGCGTACGCCCTGCACCGGTCCTCCGGTGCCGCTCGACGGGCGGGAGCACCGGCTGCCCGCGTGCGCGACGGCGGACGGACTGCGCCTCGTCGCGGTGTCCCTGCCGGTGGCGCCCGACCCGACCGGACCGGATGGCGGGTCCGACGCGGTCGCGGGCCGCATCGCCGTGGCCGTCACGCTCACCGTGCCGCCGGACGCATCGGCTGACGGATCGGACTGGACCGCCACATCCGCTCCGCCGGTGGCGGGGCAGCTCAGCGACCCGACCGTCGCGCTCTCCGCCACACCGACGGGAACCGAGCTGCGGATGGCGGCAACCGTCGACCTCGGCGGCGCCCCGGACGCCGCCCGGAACCTCGTCGCCACCGCCTTCCCGAACCCCGGCCCGGTGCCCGTCGCCGTCTCCGCCCGCTTCGCCAGCGACGTCGGTGCCGGCCACGGCCGGCAGCTCAGCGTCACGGTCGGCACCACGCCCGTCCCGATCGTCGTCACCGAGGTCGTGCCGACCGTCCCGTCCGCCCCCGGCGCCGTCGCCGTCCTGGCCGACCTGGACACCCTGTCCCGCGCACTTGCCGTCACCGGCGACCTGACGTTCCCGGTCGACGCCTGGTGGGTCGGCCACCCCGCCGGACCCGGTGCCGCCGAGCGGGCCACCGCCCTGCACCTGGGCACCGTCACGACGCGCGAGGCAGAGACCGCCCGCCTCACCGGCGGCCCGCTGCGCGCCGGGCTGCCGGCCGCGCTCCGGCTGGTCGTCCCGGCCGCGGCCCTGCTGCTGCTCGCCGGCGTCGTCCTGCACGTGACCTGCGACCTGCAGGCCCGCGCCGTCGAGGTGGCGCGGCTGCGCGGCCTGGGGATGTCCCGGCGCGGAATCCGGGCCGTGCTGCTCGGCCAGCACGCCGGTGTTCTGCTGCCGTTGCTCGCGGCGGGCGCGGCCGTCGGCGCGCTCGCCACCCGCGTCGTCGTACCCCTGCTCGTACGCTCCGACACCGGCGCCGCGCCCGTTCCGGCCGCCCAGCCACTCTGGCCGTGGACCGCCGAGGCCGTACTGCTCGCCGGGCTGCTGGCCGGGTGCACGCTCGCCGTCACCGTCGTGATCACCCTCCAGGTCCGCCGAGCCGACGCCGCGCACCTGCGGGTGGCGTCGTGAACCGTTGGCTGGCTCGCCGACGGCCGGCACCGCACTGGCCCAGCGTCCGGGGCCGCGCCCGCGCCGACGCCGGACCGCTGCTGCTCACCGCCGCTGTCGTTGCGGCCGTCGCGCTGCTCGCCGGGGCCGTGCCGACGCTGCTGCGCGCCGCCGCCGACGACGCCGTGAAGGACACGATCCGCCGCGCTGGCGACGACGCGGACGTCCTCGTACACGCCAACTGGGAGCGCGACGACGGCCCGAGCGGCGGACGCATCCGGGTACCCCGCCTCGCCGGGGAGGTCGACGACTTCCGCAGCCGGGCGGCGGACACGCTCGGGTCCGGCCTGGATGCCGTGCTGCAACCGCCCGTCGCCGTCGTCAACGGCCCGATCTTCAGCATCACCGACGGTAGCGTGCTGCGTACGTTCCAGTTCACGTACCTGGCCGGCGATCTCGGCGGCCCGGACGTGACGTGGATCGCCGGCAGCGCGCCCGGCCCCGCCGTCGCCGACCCGGACCAGGCCGTCGAGATCCCCTACCACGGACCGCCCTGGCCGGTGCAGGTCGGCCTGTCCGAGGCGGACGCCGCCGCACTCAACCTCGGCCCGGGCGACCGAATCCCGCTCAAGGACGATCA of the Micromonospora sp. NBC_01796 genome contains:
- a CDS encoding DNRLRE domain-containing protein; translated protein: MTGSMSPSARGPGQWRAVAVAAVAVLTASLLIGGPFRASANQPEPESTASRLDPVKAAQQAARKQNRRVEIESMRTERSSTWANSDGRTLHAELHSEPVRVKQRDRWVPVDTTLVERNGVIRPKATPVGLDLSSGGDTTVLRSRNGRDRSAVRWPRPLPRPVLSGSAATYPDAVSPGIDLVVTATSTGFDQSIVIRQRPEGKPTFRVPVTLPERMTYGKDKSGGPRLLATDTGRTSTFADVSAATMLDAKAVDTPDSGVRGIASASVTHDSVGPVLTLTPDPVFLADRDVAYPVTIGLASEWVGAGLDEDTFVSSVQYPNSQASATWLRAGRSSSSAAETWRTYIRYHIAGTNLVGSTILNADLRIWNYRSNACGSQVGSGIVARRITSDWSPATLRWSVQPSATTTGQSSNQAAYSDTCSWGEGELYHSVEAITQAWADGAPDLGFQLRAVNESEATNWRQYRSSESSETGPVLFVDYEPAEQVTILSTYADEHGPDVVNRTWADAEAAQARMTDVPPQMPRRSDEDAIRFAETEGVTFDDLEMDDYSAPEGLTQEDRDAASNPNAPPGEDPVPPDPTPTGPNPTPTTPTPTPSEPTPPPTGPPGEDQTLELPLVAGVATTNWGFEEQGEPLLVAGSYDWGDGTHDLSRTYLRFDTTALAGRTVRSATLRLNQVFAWCDTDTIDIRVFPVTGSWAPETLAWNRQPATGATGVAADATPDCEGVGTMSWPVTATAQSWATGTANHGLALRTVPEAGEGQHERYFDSAVPWEGEPVPPVLEVTLSGSGALTTGSRVPGDGGRAVDAAAPSPTSPGQITLAECDGTSATTKAYASKGWIKNQYNACHKQTGLFESWVRNRGGVWVQVGAVSFRITQLVTTFRGVRDSSHLAARDTKLKWRLDDFRTVWGTPPPAVMPVSLLLLRTRGVGSPDPCQLTSGTDRVTKTYAQWTAGVTVDHTLRSPTPVGVGRHYTANCDINAGIEFVYDRVKFTAFGTHKAIRCDSSPNISVYNGGCVIRNGVSTFKLNKNDLKVQHSAEHIDTAQQTPNLTEPLPPAGQRKHIPGSRESNDPLHRLTGGGIKNNRDLAIAACNRIWGTNRDSCDEYPFASTKEGALTGPLSYSVDEIPLKDNCASGSRLGWFYQKHRILPGDPFFVQIVGQPVDPDDPNPSEPPDEPGDTYCDQQ
- a CDS encoding ABC transporter ATP-binding protein; amino-acid sequence: MSSTPLSLPQPSARAPEFGRDALIVCENLVRIYQTGSIEVQALQGLDLAVDSGEMVAVVGASGSGKSTLLSILAGIDAPTAGRARVDRWNLLAMSRADRVDYRRHTVGFVRQQTASNLVPYLTAREMVDLPMTAARTGKKQRRERAAELLGSLGVADCADRRPAQLSGGQQMRVAIAVALANRPRVLLADEPTGELDAATSAEVFGVLRDVNRRYGVTVVVVTHDPEVSGQVERTVAIRDGRTSSEVLRRTTTNAEGDTHMIAEEYAVMDRAGRVQVPRDFRQALALTRRVRLALEPDHITIRPDAGSDE
- a CDS encoding ABC transporter ATP-binding protein is translated as MSTEPLLSVRGVHRRFSTGPTAVHALRGVSFDVAAGSMVALVGRSGSGKTTLLNVIGGLDRPDTGTVHVDGTDVTALDEDGLSRLRREKVSYVFQSFGLIPVLSAAENVGAPLRLARVAPAERERRVELLLDLVGLADHARQRPAELSGGQQQRVAIARALAASPRLLIADEPTGQLDAETGLSVMALLRGVVESEGVTALVSTHDAVMMALADRVIRIHDGQLDEQAAEQPYGHVPGAT
- a CDS encoding FtsX-like permease family protein, with translation MLRLVSRRARAQWQLLAALLGVVTVGATLLGTCTLLSTRTAERALEVAMARAAPAAVDVTAYTGTIEGRDAPSVTADTRTVVTSALVPFSATTTARASTVLRALPPGLAPGTTVPAQAYLSGLDDLPTRAQLMTGRWPRDAGDTVVLESTAQLLGLSPGSRVHLGAELAHAPVPALDVTVVGVVRPLPGRGWDRDPLAAAGSATGYRDGRFGQPVNAYGPFIVDLADLVTTGATLDRLEITAHPDLSHSNRRDLETVAGAVRAADRRLAGTLGDRVQLERVSSALPLTLRAADNQRHVTGAVVLAVAVLGGVLAATALALAGRLTAGIRADETALLSALGTSRGQLAATATLEAVVVAALATALSIPASSAVHAGLTHLSPLDGAGLTVRPAVTGAQVLAVAGGALVLAVVLIVLAIRPVPAAGDRRNRRELLARSGADLLLAAFAAVGWWQLYAQPTTASPRADAVRVLAPALLLTAGAALVLRVVLPALRGADRLARRARGLVLPLAASEAARRPQAVAAGLLVGLACAVGTFGIAFDATWERSQYDQAELSVGTDLALALTTPPVAGQGAAVSAATSGQVSPAVDRGTAVGQWLGTAGEAPRLVAVDLTRADALLRGRLDGDRSWTEVGAALAPLARVNGLAIPAGAPLVLSGTAAGGTSLAVTPRLLLQDATGLRTPCTGPPVPLDGREHRLPACATADGLRLVAVSLPVAPDPTGPDGGSDAVAGRIAVAVTLTVPPDASADGSDWTATSAPPVAGQLSDPTVALSATPTGTELRMAATVDLGGAPDAARNLVATAFPNPGPVPVAVSARFASDVGAGHGRQLSVTVGTTPVPIVVTEVVPTVPSAPGAVAVLADLDTLSRALAVTGDLTFPVDAWWVGHPAGPGAAERATALHLGTVTTREAETARLTGGPLRAGLPAALRLVVPAAALLLLAGVVLHVTCDLQARAVEVARLRGLGMSRRGIRAVLLGQHAGVLLPLLAAGAAVGALATRVVVPLLVRSDTGAAPVPAAQPLWPWTAEAVLLAGLLAGCTLAVTVVITLQVRRADAAHLRVAS